The following are encoded together in the Arthrobacter sp. Y-9 genome:
- the pdxS gene encoding pyridoxal 5'-phosphate synthase lyase subunit PdxS, translating to MSTAELNGENTNGNAADAQQRVVTGSSRVKRGMADMLKGGVIMDVVNVEQARIAEDAGAVAVMALERVPADIRAQGGVSRMSDPDMIDQIIEAVSIPVMAKARIGHFVEAQVLQSLGVDYIDESEVLTPADYVNHIDKWDFDVPFVCGATNLGEALRRINEGAAMIRSKGEAGTGDVSNATGHMRKIRSEIAKLSALPEDELYVAAKELQAPYELVKEVAATGKLPVVLFTAGGIATPADAAMMMQLGADGVFVGSGIFKSGNPAQRAAAVVKATTFYDDAEVIAKVSRGLGEAMVGINVDEPARSIQFAERGW from the coding sequence GTGTCTACAGCTGAACTGAACGGCGAGAACACCAACGGCAATGCCGCCGATGCGCAGCAGCGAGTCGTCACCGGCAGCAGCCGCGTCAAGCGGGGCATGGCCGACATGCTGAAGGGCGGCGTCATCATGGACGTCGTCAACGTCGAGCAGGCCCGGATCGCCGAGGATGCCGGCGCCGTGGCCGTCATGGCGCTCGAGCGCGTCCCCGCGGACATCCGCGCTCAGGGCGGCGTCTCCCGCATGTCCGACCCTGACATGATCGACCAGATCATCGAGGCCGTGTCCATCCCGGTCATGGCGAAGGCCCGCATCGGCCACTTCGTGGAGGCCCAGGTCCTGCAGTCCCTCGGCGTCGACTACATCGACGAGTCCGAGGTCCTCACCCCGGCCGACTACGTCAACCACATCGACAAGTGGGACTTCGACGTCCCCTTCGTCTGTGGCGCCACCAACCTCGGTGAGGCCCTGCGCCGCATCAACGAGGGCGCGGCCATGATCCGTTCCAAGGGCGAGGCCGGCACCGGCGACGTCTCCAACGCCACGGGTCACATGCGCAAGATCCGCTCCGAGATCGCCAAGCTCTCGGCCCTGCCCGAGGACGAGCTGTACGTGGCCGCCAAGGAACTGCAGGCCCCGTACGAACTGGTCAAGGAGGTCGCGGCCACCGGCAAGCTGCCCGTGGTCCTCTTCACCGCCGGCGGCATCGCCACCCCGGCGGACGCCGCCATGATGATGCAGCTCGGCGCCGACGGCGTGTTCGTGGGCTCCGGCATCTTCAAGTCCGGCAACCCGGCCCAGCGTGCCGCCGCCGTGGTCAAGGCCACCACCTTCTATGACGACGCCGAGGTCATCGCGAAGGTCTCCCGTGGTCTCGGCGAGGCCATGGTCGGCATCAACGTCGACGAGCCGGCGCGCTCCATCCAGTTCGCTGAGCGCGGCTGGTAA
- a CDS encoding suppressor of fused domain protein, with amino-acid sequence MATRVERFLAHLDRLSGGVEPRFFPVESTRPGLPGVTVIVYDDVPSPGMITAVTYGVSLADHPTWRFGKPELCISVTSEDLSWALALGHIAEVQRGDNPFHYGDTINFRESIDRGSDMTSFVIFAPAVLDRADYTGIDVGESRPVNICGLYPIHDAERRYILSHGLEAFWKLGWDPYDVKRRSAVRGTS; translated from the coding sequence GTGGCCACACGAGTCGAGAGATTTCTCGCCCACCTTGACCGGCTGAGTGGCGGGGTCGAACCGCGTTTCTTCCCCGTCGAATCGACCCGTCCGGGTCTGCCGGGGGTAACCGTCATCGTCTACGACGACGTGCCTAGCCCTGGCATGATCACCGCGGTCACGTACGGTGTCAGCCTTGCAGACCATCCCACTTGGCGGTTCGGCAAGCCCGAGCTGTGCATCAGTGTGACCTCGGAGGACCTCAGCTGGGCGTTGGCCCTCGGGCATATCGCAGAGGTACAGCGCGGTGACAACCCGTTCCATTACGGGGACACGATCAACTTCCGGGAGAGCATCGACCGGGGCTCAGACATGACCTCGTTTGTAATCTTTGCACCCGCGGTCCTCGACAGGGCCGACTACACGGGAATCGACGTGGGCGAATCTCGCCCGGTTAACATCTGCGGACTGTACCCGATTCACGATGCAGAACGCCGCTACATTCTCAGCCATGGGCTCGAGGCCTTCTGGAAGCTTGGCTGGGACCCCTATGACGTCAAGCGACGTTCTGCCGTCAGAGGCACGTCGTAA
- a CDS encoding DUF2306 domain-containing protein: MTLAWTPLIILHVVCAGYGVVFGIIQLGRRKGDRPHRILGWIWVIAMALAIASSFGILTMTGTFGVLHGLSLFTACTVALGVIQARRGRMSSHRAFMAGSFLGLIGALVGVLAVPTRRVPQLANTSRGFSSSSSRSSLHQRW; this comes from the coding sequence ATGACCCTCGCCTGGACGCCGCTCATCATCCTGCATGTCGTCTGCGCCGGCTATGGCGTGGTGTTCGGGATCATTCAGCTGGGTCGCCGGAAGGGGGACCGACCCCACCGGATTCTCGGCTGGATCTGGGTGATTGCGATGGCCCTCGCGATCGCGTCGTCGTTCGGCATCCTGACGATGACGGGGACCTTTGGAGTCCTCCACGGCCTCTCCCTCTTCACCGCCTGCACGGTGGCGCTGGGCGTGATCCAGGCACGTCGTGGGCGGATGTCATCACATCGGGCGTTCATGGCCGGGTCTTTTCTGGGGTTGATCGGAGCGCTGGTCGGAGTGCTCGCGGTGCCTACGCGCCGGGTCCCTCAGCTTGCAAACACGAGCCGTGGCTTCTCGTCTTCTTCATCACGGTCCTCGCTGCATCAGCGGTGGTGA
- a CDS encoding M3 family metallopeptidase produces the protein MTNPLLQPSTLPYGLTPFAELTTEDYREAILQGLREHRAEVEAITGSADAPDFQNTVLALESSGALLERAVRAFHTVSGADSSPELDALESEVTPLLAEHEDGIYLDRSLFERFEAVDADGLEGEDAQLLSEYLRRFRLAGIGLQESQQARLREINARLSALGTEFSQKAKESVNAGALVVDTEEALRGFDADAIRSAAQSADEAGHTGKFLVPLIQPSSQPALSVLEDPGTRAQLLANSLARGVQPGELDVRENILEQARLRAEKAELLGFANYAELSVQDQTAPGLEPVLQMLHRMAPAARANAEREAEALAASAGHAIDAADWQFHSDRVRNERFQVDEQELRPYFELDSVIENGIFHAAGKLFGLTFTERPDLKVYHPDVRAWEVFEEDGTPLGLFLGDFFTRPSKRGGAWMNSLVEQSSFAGTSPVVFNTLNIARPAEGEPALLTLDELRTVFHEFGHALHGLLSKVKYPGLSGANVPRDFVEYPSQVNEMWIFHPEVLSHYARHHVTGEALDPVVVERLDAAQLWGQGFGTTEYLGAALLDLAWHSFGQGDVPEDVEGFERAALGQAGLDWDLVPPRYRSGYFQHIFAGGWYAAGYYSYIWSEVLDADTVEWFRENGGLTRENGEHFRNELLSRGNSRDPLDSFRAFRGRDAEVAPLLKRRGLA, from the coding sequence ATGACCAATCCTCTTCTGCAGCCGAGCACGCTCCCGTACGGTCTGACGCCGTTCGCCGAGCTCACCACCGAAGACTACCGCGAGGCGATCCTCCAGGGCCTCCGCGAACACCGCGCCGAGGTCGAGGCCATCACCGGCAGCGCCGACGCCCCTGACTTCCAGAACACCGTCCTGGCGCTGGAATCCTCCGGCGCACTGCTCGAGCGCGCCGTCCGGGCTTTCCACACCGTCTCCGGCGCGGACAGCTCGCCGGAGCTCGATGCGCTCGAGTCCGAGGTGACGCCCCTGCTCGCCGAGCACGAGGACGGCATCTACCTCGACCGCTCGCTGTTCGAGCGCTTCGAAGCCGTCGACGCCGACGGACTGGAGGGCGAGGACGCGCAGTTGCTCTCGGAGTACCTCCGCCGGTTCCGCCTCGCGGGCATCGGCCTCCAGGAGAGCCAGCAGGCGCGGCTCCGCGAGATCAACGCCCGCCTGTCCGCGCTCGGCACCGAGTTCTCCCAGAAGGCCAAAGAGAGCGTGAACGCGGGCGCCCTTGTGGTGGACACCGAAGAGGCGCTGCGCGGGTTCGACGCCGACGCCATCCGCTCCGCCGCCCAGTCCGCCGACGAAGCCGGGCACACCGGCAAGTTCCTCGTGCCCCTGATCCAGCCGAGCAGCCAGCCTGCCCTCTCCGTCCTGGAGGATCCCGGCACGCGCGCGCAGCTGCTCGCCAACTCCCTCGCCCGTGGCGTTCAGCCCGGCGAGCTGGATGTCCGCGAGAACATCCTGGAGCAGGCACGCCTCCGCGCCGAGAAGGCCGAGTTGCTGGGCTTCGCCAACTACGCGGAGCTGTCCGTGCAGGATCAGACCGCCCCGGGTCTGGAGCCGGTCCTCCAGATGCTGCACCGCATGGCGCCCGCGGCCCGCGCGAATGCCGAGCGTGAAGCGGAGGCCCTGGCGGCGTCTGCCGGTCATGCCATCGACGCCGCCGACTGGCAGTTCCACTCGGATCGCGTCCGCAATGAGCGGTTCCAGGTGGATGAGCAGGAGCTGCGCCCCTACTTCGAGCTCGACAGCGTGATCGAGAACGGCATCTTCCACGCGGCCGGCAAGCTTTTCGGCCTGACGTTCACCGAGCGCCCCGACCTCAAGGTCTACCACCCGGACGTCCGCGCCTGGGAGGTCTTCGAGGAGGACGGCACTCCCCTGGGCCTGTTCCTCGGCGACTTCTTCACGCGTCCCTCCAAGCGCGGGGGCGCCTGGATGAACTCCCTCGTGGAGCAGTCCAGCTTCGCCGGGACCTCGCCCGTGGTCTTCAACACTCTCAACATCGCCCGACCCGCCGAAGGCGAGCCCGCGCTGCTGACCCTCGACGAGCTGCGGACGGTCTTCCACGAATTCGGCCATGCCTTGCACGGCCTGCTGTCGAAGGTGAAGTACCCGGGGCTGTCCGGCGCCAATGTGCCCCGCGACTTCGTGGAATACCCGTCGCAGGTCAACGAGATGTGGATCTTCCACCCGGAGGTGCTGTCTCACTACGCGCGGCACCACGTGACCGGTGAGGCCCTGGATCCCGTCGTGGTGGAGCGTCTCGACGCCGCGCAGCTCTGGGGCCAGGGCTTCGGGACCACCGAGTATCTGGGCGCCGCCCTGCTCGACCTGGCCTGGCATTCCTTCGGCCAGGGCGACGTCCCCGAGGACGTCGAGGGCTTCGAGCGCGCGGCCCTCGGCCAGGCCGGGCTGGACTGGGATCTGGTGCCGCCGCGGTACCGTTCGGGCTACTTCCAGCACATCTTCGCCGGTGGCTGGTATGCCGCGGGCTACTACTCCTACATCTGGAGCGAGGTCCTCGACGCGGACACCGTCGAGTGGTTCCGCGAGAACGGCGGCCTCACCCGTGAGAACGGCGAGCACTTCCGGAACGAACTGCTCAGCAGGGGCAACAGCCGCGATCCGCTGGACAGCTTCCGGGCCTTCCGCGGCCGCGACGCCGAGGTCGCCCCGCTGCTGAAGCGCCGCGGACTCGCCTGA
- a CDS encoding FAD-dependent monooxygenase encodes MRIAIIGAGLVGLATAAGLANHGARVEVFERAGEESPSGAGISLFPNSRKAMRRLGLGDGFDRLPHGPPPGIRTAMRRRDGRIRFSAPAPRDHGVRMFHRHDLREFLLESCADVTFHWGVTASVADDGDRLRRARLTVDGVAGAPGAPGAPSVTDWDLVIAADGLRSRTRSVLGLDPGLRYAGYTAWRGVTAAPVDTGGTAGEDWAGEHRFGTVPLADGRVYWFAVASRPAGETATSRGFASEKDAVRREFADWYGTVGALIDATPDTAVLRHDIHDLARPLKAFHRGRVALAGDAAHAMTPDLGQGAGAGFEDAAALTALLSGAGGDGQDGEGQDVTALLERYSAQRVRSAGRVLLASRFMGKVAHRRRRTR; translated from the coding sequence ATGCGGATCGCGATCATCGGCGCCGGGCTGGTCGGTCTCGCCACGGCCGCCGGACTGGCAAACCACGGAGCCAGGGTGGAGGTCTTCGAACGGGCCGGCGAGGAGTCTCCGAGCGGGGCAGGGATCTCGCTCTTCCCGAACAGCCGGAAGGCCATGCGCCGCTTGGGGCTGGGCGACGGTTTCGATCGTCTTCCGCACGGCCCGCCTCCGGGGATCCGCACCGCGATGCGCCGTCGCGACGGGCGCATCAGGTTCTCCGCGCCCGCCCCGCGCGACCACGGCGTCCGCATGTTCCATCGCCATGACCTCCGCGAGTTCCTGCTGGAATCCTGCGCCGACGTCACCTTCCACTGGGGCGTGACCGCCTCAGTGGCCGACGACGGCGACCGCCTCCGCCGCGCGCGCCTCACCGTCGACGGTGTTGCAGGCGCTCCGGGAGCACCGGGCGCTCCCAGCGTCACCGACTGGGATCTGGTGATCGCTGCGGACGGCCTGCGCAGCCGCACCCGGTCCGTGCTGGGGCTCGACCCCGGCCTGCGCTACGCCGGGTACACCGCGTGGCGAGGTGTGACGGCCGCCCCGGTCGACACGGGCGGCACGGCGGGGGAGGACTGGGCCGGTGAGCACCGGTTCGGCACCGTGCCCCTCGCGGACGGCAGGGTCTACTGGTTCGCCGTGGCGAGCCGTCCCGCGGGGGAGACCGCGACTTCCCGGGGGTTCGCGTCCGAGAAGGACGCCGTGCGCCGTGAGTTCGCCGACTGGTACGGGACGGTCGGGGCGCTGATCGACGCCACGCCCGACACCGCCGTCCTGCGCCATGACATCCACGACCTCGCTCGGCCCCTCAAGGCCTTCCATCGGGGCCGGGTGGCTCTGGCGGGCGACGCCGCTCACGCCATGACACCGGACCTCGGACAGGGCGCCGGGGCAGGCTTCGAGGACGCGGCGGCGCTGACCGCGTTGCTCTCCGGCGCCGGGGGAGACGGGCAGGATGGGGAAGGACAGGACGTCACGGCGCTCCTCGAGCGCTACAGCGCGCAGCGGGTCCGCTCGGCGGGGCGCGTCCTCCTCGCCTCGCGGTTCATGGGGAAGGTGGCCCACCGCCGTCGTCGGACGCGCTGA
- the asnB gene encoding asparagine synthase (glutamine-hydrolyzing): MCGIAGYHGFGENEEMLKAMSACIVHRGPDGEGYFTEANVGLAHRRLSIIDVAHGQEPMISADGDFVLVYNGEVYNYLELRAELEALGRTFRTQSDTEVVLQSYEEWGTEAFDRFNGMFGLAILDKKRNVTVLARDHFGIKPVYWANAGTEDEPRVIFASEIRPILATGHIEAAPNERILYRYLQYRIHDDTAETFFAGVNKLLPGEMMTIDNATGRFTIESFTRLRQELEELSSVNRPYTPEVTEEYRQRFTEAIRMRLKSEVPVGSALSGGLDSSAVVVTINKLMQEHADAVDSIGPKQNTFSAVFPNSINDEEAYADAAIAKCSGNIEAHKILPTAEGFAADLEDFVRTMEEPIISSGPYAQYCVMKEASKHVTVLLDGQGADEMMAGYIPYYFAYLRQLQKAGDYRKLLKEAGQSLDIFYRLGRFRLKSKLTAKKRVTMGQLLNKEFTSGYRGEKFGNVPDNMKARLIDDLFHKSLPSLLRYEDKNTMRFSLEGRVPFLDKEVVKFLFSLSDEAIIKGGWNKRILRDATRGLLPEKISNRRNKIGFTTPEVEWFRIMNERIYKIFMSNSFYNRPYWNREAVLTAFEEYLNDKNDADTMVFWRLMNVELWFREFIDKDETPADVKLNKSDYEPNPGKELGIESAGTTFLRFPLQTEVFAKDTELAPAVTQYPARFFAGLEGAPAEVRDAIESARRDGRKWYLLVSEKIVAITQGRSFPVWEIKVTPAARVLSKFVTRTPAGIGLGSPWSMQIAINEVGLPLIAKAAAASVVGKFQGKSGVFYDVVGNNINAIDGATPYSLGAASNSVKLAPKDPEGVARALSAEIRATLPDEAVENFGGVAIMDANDLGVVVMGHDTALPTETIAGMFRDNPQGQGAQATPMSLVVTQA; this comes from the coding sequence ATGTGCGGAATCGCCGGTTACCACGGCTTTGGGGAGAACGAGGAGATGCTCAAGGCCATGAGCGCCTGCATCGTTCACCGTGGCCCCGATGGTGAGGGGTACTTCACCGAGGCGAATGTGGGACTCGCGCACCGCCGTTTGTCCATCATCGACGTCGCGCACGGCCAGGAGCCGATGATCAGCGCCGACGGCGACTTCGTCCTCGTCTACAACGGCGAGGTCTACAACTACCTCGAGCTGCGCGCCGAGCTGGAGGCCCTGGGCCGCACGTTCCGCACCCAGTCGGACACCGAGGTCGTCCTGCAGTCCTACGAAGAGTGGGGCACCGAGGCATTCGACCGGTTCAACGGCATGTTCGGTCTCGCCATCCTGGACAAGAAGCGCAACGTCACCGTGCTCGCCCGCGACCACTTCGGCATCAAGCCGGTGTACTGGGCGAACGCCGGCACCGAGGACGAGCCGCGCGTGATCTTCGCGTCCGAGATCCGCCCGATCCTCGCCACCGGCCACATCGAGGCCGCGCCCAACGAACGCATCCTCTACCGCTACCTGCAGTACCGGATCCACGACGACACCGCCGAGACCTTCTTCGCCGGCGTCAACAAGCTGCTTCCCGGCGAGATGATGACCATCGACAACGCCACGGGCCGTTTCACGATCGAGAGCTTCACGCGGCTGCGCCAGGAGCTCGAGGAACTCTCGAGCGTGAACCGTCCGTACACGCCTGAGGTGACCGAGGAATACCGCCAGCGGTTCACCGAGGCCATCCGGATGCGCCTCAAGTCCGAGGTCCCCGTGGGCTCCGCCCTCTCCGGAGGCCTCGACTCCTCCGCCGTCGTCGTGACCATCAACAAGCTGATGCAGGAGCACGCGGACGCGGTTGACTCGATCGGCCCCAAGCAGAACACCTTCAGCGCGGTCTTCCCCAACTCGATCAATGACGAGGAGGCCTACGCGGACGCCGCCATCGCCAAGTGCAGCGGCAACATCGAGGCCCACAAGATCCTCCCGACGGCCGAGGGCTTCGCGGCGGACCTCGAGGACTTCGTGCGCACCATGGAGGAGCCCATCATCTCCTCCGGGCCGTACGCCCAGTACTGCGTGATGAAGGAAGCCAGCAAGCACGTCACGGTGCTGCTCGACGGCCAGGGCGCCGACGAGATGATGGCCGGCTACATCCCGTACTACTTCGCCTACCTCCGCCAGCTGCAGAAGGCCGGTGACTACCGCAAGCTCCTCAAGGAGGCCGGCCAGTCGCTGGACATCTTCTACCGTCTGGGCCGCTTCCGCCTGAAGTCCAAGCTCACCGCCAAGAAGCGCGTGACCATGGGCCAGCTCCTCAACAAGGAGTTCACCTCCGGATACCGTGGCGAGAAGTTCGGCAACGTGCCGGACAACATGAAGGCTCGTCTCATCGACGACCTCTTCCACAAGTCGCTGCCCTCGCTGCTGCGCTACGAGGACAAGAACACCATGCGCTTCTCCCTGGAGGGCCGCGTGCCCTTCCTGGACAAGGAGGTGGTGAAGTTCCTCTTCAGCCTGTCCGATGAGGCCATCATCAAGGGCGGCTGGAACAAGCGCATCCTGCGGGACGCCACCCGCGGGCTGCTTCCCGAGAAGATCAGCAACCGCCGCAACAAGATCGGCTTCACCACCCCTGAGGTGGAGTGGTTCCGCATCATGAACGAGCGGATCTACAAGATCTTCATGTCGAACTCCTTCTACAACCGCCCGTACTGGAACCGCGAAGCGGTCCTGACGGCGTTCGAGGAATACCTCAACGACAAGAACGACGCGGACACCATGGTGTTCTGGCGCCTCATGAACGTGGAGCTGTGGTTCCGCGAGTTCATCGACAAGGACGAGACCCCCGCGGACGTGAAGCTCAACAAGAGCGACTACGAGCCCAACCCGGGCAAGGAGCTCGGCATAGAGTCGGCCGGCACCACGTTCCTCCGCTTCCCGCTCCAGACCGAGGTCTTCGCCAAGGACACCGAGCTGGCCCCTGCCGTGACCCAGTACCCGGCCCGGTTCTTCGCCGGCCTGGAAGGCGCCCCGGCGGAGGTCCGTGACGCCATCGAGAGCGCCCGCCGCGACGGCCGGAAGTGGTACCTGCTGGTGAGCGAGAAGATCGTCGCCATCACGCAGGGCCGCTCCTTCCCGGTCTGGGAGATCAAGGTGACCCCGGCCGCCCGCGTGCTGAGCAAGTTCGTCACGCGGACGCCCGCCGGCATCGGCCTGGGCAGCCCCTGGTCCATGCAGATCGCCATCAACGAGGTCGGCCTGCCGCTCATCGCCAAGGCCGCCGCGGCGTCCGTGGTGGGCAAGTTCCAGGGCAAGAGCGGCGTCTTCTACGACGTGGTCGGCAACAACATCAACGCGATCGACGGCGCGACCCCGTACAGCCTGGGCGCGGCGAGCAACTCCGTGAAGCTCGCGCCGAAGGATCCCGAGGGCGTGGCGCGTGCGCTGAGCGCCGAGATCCGCGCGACCCTGCCCGACGAGGCGGTGGAGAACTTCGGCGGCGTGGCCATCATGGACGCCAACGACCTGGGCGTCGTGGTCATGGGCCACGACACCGCGCTTCCGACCGAGACCATCGCGGGGATGTTCAGGGACAACCCGCAGGGTCAGGGCGCCCAGGCCACCCCGATGTCCCTCGTGGTGACGCAGGCCTGA
- the pdxT gene encoding pyridoxal 5'-phosphate synthase glutaminase subunit PdxT: MRIPPSDAPLVGVLALQGDFREHLRAVHEVGGRAVPVRRPAELAAVDGLVIPGGESTAIDKLARAFELSGPLRERIADGLPMYGSCAGMILLADRIEDPTLDLEGNPQQTFGGIDMTVRRNAFGRQRESFEVDLDFGGLDFSAGRDGDGVAPVHAVFIRGPWVESIGEGVEVLAQLHPDEMPSAATLDSRARIVAVRSGNLLATSFHPEVTGELRVHELFIRMIKGEA, encoded by the coding sequence GTGCGAATTCCTCCCTCCGACGCCCCGCTGGTGGGCGTCCTCGCCCTGCAGGGCGACTTCCGAGAACACCTGAGGGCCGTCCACGAGGTGGGCGGCCGGGCCGTTCCCGTGCGCCGCCCGGCCGAGCTGGCCGCCGTCGACGGCCTCGTGATCCCCGGCGGCGAGTCGACGGCGATCGACAAGCTGGCCCGCGCTTTCGAGCTCTCCGGACCCCTCCGCGAACGGATCGCGGACGGGCTCCCGATGTACGGGTCCTGCGCCGGGATGATCCTCCTGGCCGACCGGATCGAGGATCCGACCCTGGACCTCGAGGGGAATCCCCAGCAGACGTTCGGCGGCATCGACATGACGGTGCGGCGCAACGCTTTCGGGCGGCAGCGTGAGTCCTTCGAGGTCGATCTGGACTTCGGAGGGCTCGACTTCTCGGCGGGGCGCGACGGCGACGGCGTGGCCCCCGTTCACGCGGTCTTCATCCGCGGACCCTGGGTCGAGTCGATCGGCGAAGGCGTCGAGGTCCTCGCCCAGTTGCACCCCGACGAGATGCCGTCCGCGGCGACACTCGATTCACGGGCTAGAATTGTTGCGGTTCGCTCGGGCAATCTGCTCGCCACGTCCTTCCATCCCGAAGTGACGGGGGAGCTGCGCGTTCACGAACTGTTCATCCGGATGATCAAAGGAGAAGCGTAG
- a CDS encoding YebC/PmpR family DNA-binding transcriptional regulator, which produces MSGHSKWATTKHKKAVIDGRRAKAFAKFIKNIEVASRMGGPDLSGNPALDLAVSKAKKNSVPNDNIDRAIKRGAGLTGEVVDYTEIMYEARGPQGSALLIECLTDNKNRAASEVRLAITRNGGTVADPGSVAYLFARRGVVSLPKSGLSEDDLLMVVLDAGADEVKDQGENWEIHSEPGDLQAIRDALNEAGIEYETDEAEFIPSMQVDLDLDGAKKFLKLVDALEELDDVQNVYTNADLSEEVQAQLEAE; this is translated from the coding sequence ATGTCGGGTCACTCCAAATGGGCTACCACTAAGCACAAGAAGGCCGTGATCGACGGCAGGCGTGCCAAGGCGTTCGCCAAGTTCATCAAGAACATCGAGGTCGCGTCCCGCATGGGCGGACCGGATCTCTCCGGCAACCCGGCACTCGACCTGGCCGTGTCCAAGGCCAAAAAGAACTCGGTCCCCAATGACAACATCGACCGCGCCATCAAGCGCGGCGCCGGCCTGACCGGCGAGGTCGTCGACTACACCGAGATCATGTACGAAGCCCGCGGCCCTCAGGGCTCCGCGCTGCTGATCGAGTGCCTCACGGACAACAAGAACCGTGCCGCCTCCGAGGTCCGCCTCGCCATCACCCGCAACGGCGGCACCGTGGCCGATCCGGGTTCCGTGGCCTACTTGTTCGCCCGCCGTGGCGTGGTCAGCCTGCCGAAGAGCGGCTTGAGCGAGGACGACCTGCTCATGGTCGTGCTGGACGCCGGCGCCGACGAGGTCAAGGATCAGGGCGAGAACTGGGAGATCCACTCGGAGCCCGGCGATCTCCAGGCCATCCGTGACGCGCTGAACGAGGCCGGTATCGAGTACGAGACCGACGAGGCCGAGTTCATCCCGTCCATGCAGGTCGACCTGGACCTGGACGGCGCCAAGAAGTTCCTCAAGCTCGTGGACGCGCTGGAAGAGCTGGACGACGTCCAGAACGTGTACACCAACGCCGACCTGAGCGAAGAGGTCCAGGCGCAGCTCGAGGCCGAGTAG
- the ruvC gene encoding crossover junction endodeoxyribonuclease RuvC, with translation MSLRVLGVDPGLTRCGLGVVDVAGDRRASMVAVGVVGTAAEQPLDQRLLVIANAIDEWLDRHEPHVVAVERVFSQQNVSTVMGVAQVSGVVIAAAARRGIPVALHTPSEVKAAVTGSGRADKEAVTRMVTKILRLEVAPRPADAADALALAITHAWRAGSGAAVATSAPGHASLTPAQRAWAEAEARARRGR, from the coding sequence GTGAGCCTGCGCGTGCTCGGGGTCGACCCGGGGCTCACACGCTGCGGCCTGGGAGTCGTGGACGTCGCCGGTGACCGCCGTGCCAGCATGGTGGCCGTCGGCGTCGTCGGCACCGCCGCCGAGCAGCCGCTGGATCAGCGGCTGCTCGTGATCGCCAACGCGATCGATGAGTGGCTGGACCGCCATGAGCCGCACGTGGTCGCGGTGGAACGCGTGTTCTCGCAGCAGAACGTCAGCACCGTGATGGGCGTGGCTCAGGTGTCCGGTGTGGTCATCGCCGCGGCCGCCCGGCGCGGCATCCCGGTGGCGCTGCACACGCCGTCGGAGGTCAAGGCCGCCGTGACCGGCAGCGGCCGGGCCGACAAGGAAGCGGTCACCCGCATGGTGACCAAGATCCTCCGCCTGGAGGTGGCCCCCCGACCCGCCGATGCCGCGGACGCCCTGGCCCTGGCCATCACGCACGCCTGGCGTGCCGGCAGCGGCGCCGCCGTCGCCACCTCGGCGCCCGGCCACGCGTCGCTCACCCCGGCACAGAGGGCCTGGGCCGAAGCGGAGGCCCGGGCGCGGCGCGGTCGCTGA